agagggagagggagagcggAAGAAGGAGGATGGAGCGCTAGCTTTGCCAGCCCACATAGCCTTTCAGCtggtaaaaataataaataagtacttacacaaagagaaagagacaaaatgtgtatgtgtgtgtgtgtgtgtgagtttttgtttgtttgtgtttgtggagcagcagcagcaagacaATCTAAGTCATTTGCCCCAGGAGCCAATGAAgctttactctctctctctctctccccagCTCAGCCCCGATCAGGCGACTTATTGTTTTCAAATGGCTTTTGCTAAATGTGAAAAATTCGTGGTGTTCGATGATTGAAtttgtacaaatatttatctaGGACCAGCGCAGAAACAGAAATTTAATACAACTTATTAAGGCAAAAGTGCATGAATGATGCTGCTTTTCTCATCatacataatttattcaacttttGGTGAGTGTAAAGTGTGAATATTCATTTATCATTCGTTCAATACGTGTATTCAAGCAAGCATCGAAGCGAATGCCATTTGTCATTCTAACATTTGCTTCCGCTCTGGGAGAAATTATTCGTGTCgcgttgtgtgtttgtgtgtcagTGTCACTTATATAGATTTCGATTTCAGTTAAAACCACTTTACAATTCAAACATGGATTCGCCGTATCTCTTTGTCCTGTTGCTCATAGCTTGGCTATTCCTGCTGCTCTACACCTGTAAGCGGCAATTGGATTTCTTTGCGCGCTCTCGTAAAATTTCCAATGTGAAGAGATTGCAGTTTGAAATACGCAAGAATTTAAAAAGAGAGCAAGCGACTTTTCATACTGTCAGAGATTTGATGCATTCCAGTATGCTAAAGTCGAAAGAAGGTGTAAGTGAACTCATCGCAGAAGATGAGCTGCAGATTCTTCAGTTTCAGATCAATGCACAGCTCAAGAAACTCGAATATGCGCTAGAGTTTAATGCCATATGATGATTAAGTGTGTAATTCGGGGCGTATACTTGCTATAAATGGATTACATAGATACtcaaagaaaaattaaaagttatttggCTAGCagatgaaatataatatacacatatgtactcAGAGAATTTGCCAATGGATGAAGTAACTAAGCGAAATCACCCGGGGCGTATACTTgctattgaaaataaattagtgaAATTGAAAGACAAGTACAATTAACTGACtacattatattaaaatgtatttgaatgAAAGATTACCCTTTCAACCATTTAATCAGATCTGTAAAGTAACTTAGctatgatatgatatgatatgatagatagatagatagatatgaTAGTTTTATCGCTGATCATTTAAGAAATGTGGCATGTGGGGCGTATACTcgttattgaaaatgagtgCAATTAAAAGTCATTTGGCGCATTgtatatctaaaaaaaaagtctcCAACtgaactaactaactaactgagAACTACGAAGTAATTAAGGAGACAGTTTAACAGTTTTGGGTTAGGTCATAAAAGAAATTTGCCATTAAtagcgtatacttgatattgcaaataaatgagAGAAATGAACTACGAGCTTTTAAGATAGAAATCTGAGTGTTTCAGTTTGCTATTGAAAGGTATTTGAATACAAGATTACCGATCCAAAAGAACAGTATGCTTTCAAACCATTTTATCTGATCTACGAAGTTACTAAGCTACAAATTTGACAGTTACGGTTTTGAttgtatatgtaaaataaaaatatgcaactaACCTAAAGATTTGAGTTTCTTTTTTggtcataaaatatatgtggCCTACATTGCGTGTACTtgatattgtaaataaatgagaGAATTTACACgttaatttacttattaaatatgtaaaggAAAGAAAGGTCTTCTAATAATTGAGCTAGGAGCTTCCAAAACACAAATTTGAGTATTTTAGTTTgctattgaaaataaatgagagAAACAGAGTAGTCAGTCGGCTCTTAAACCATTAATTCTGATCTACGAATTAACAAAGCTACAAATTTGTCAGTTTCAGCTTTGATTGCCACAGAAATAAGAAATGTAGAACgtatatttgcttttgcaaataaacaaatcaaattccaAGTTAAATAACTGACTAAATGTATTATAGGAACGTGGAAACGCGGTTAAATTATGCGGTACTAAGATACAGAGAGGTTTAGGTGGATATTGAAAATAAGTGAGTGAAAATTATCAGGTTTTTGATATGTAAGTTTCCCATCTCAAAAGAAAAATCTGTTCTTACACCGCTTAAGAGGTTCACAAAGTAGCCAAGAAGTTAAatcgaaaattaagaatttgatCCAATTCAGCGCAGCTcttcaaaaatgaaattaaaagtaatttaactAGCTTATTACCTATAAAAGACTATTTATGGTTTAATAGACCTatgaaatatacatacttGATATAGCAGACCTCTCTGATCAAAAGACAAAGGcagcgtatacttgatattgcAGTTCAAGCTACAGATTCCGCAGTTCCGTAATCATGAACAACTTTGAGAAGAATTGTGCAacacaattcaaaataaattaatgacaTAAAATGGTAAcagataaaatataaaataaaatgagacAGTTTTCACTAATCTACTAATTGaactgtttctgtttttatcatacttaaatatatatatatatctctttCAGAAATCATTTGTTAAGTCACAACAATGCAACAGGAACGTAAAGTAGAATTCGAAAAGCccccacaaaaaaagagagagagagagtgagtgaaagGCTTTTCCCCTTGAGTGAAGTGTTTTTGTTCTCAACGCTTCATAAAACCACGCGACCAGTTCTTAACCATGGGCTTTGGTTTATTCAGTTTCTCGATTTCATCCGCCTGCATTTGTTCCGATAACTTGCGCTGATTCTCACGAAACTGGGCAATTGGCTCCTGGAATTGATTGTAATAATGCAGGACTTCACGCACATCGTCCACATCGCTGCTGCCGAGCACACTCAGAAATGATATCAGATCGAATAAAGTGGTATCATCATCGTTGCCCGACCAACGGGGAATCGAGAACGTATTTCCCGGATGCATTTGCGTCGAGTTCTTGTCCCAATCAACGACGACCACACGCTTGAGATCACGATTCAAATTATCCAAATTCTTGACGTGATGTCCGCCCACAAAATGCGTGGAATCTCGCACCAGACGATACATGATATAACCATGAGGATCGAGGGCGTCGAGCAATGGAAAAACAGTCATTCCCTGCTCAGCGGTGTACACAACGATTTCGAAATATTTGGAGCACTCGCGTAGAAAGACATCGACGCCGGGACGTTTCTTAAAACGCCAGCCCGTTTGATAGGTCCAATCCGGATGGATTAGCAGATCTTTCACCTCGAGTACCAGCGTGTAGGGTGGCTGTACGTATGGCTCCTGGAGCGGATCAGGCAGTAGCTTTTGGCTCGAAGGCTCCTGGATGAACCGTTGGAAATGATTAAAGGACTTGAACGTGCGTGCCAAATACTGTTGCATCGTTGGCAGTGCGCTAAACTCATCGATCATCTCGTTGCCCTGCTCATCGACGGTTGGCTTACCAAAGAAGTAGATAGCCCAAAATGAAAGGAGTACGCCTCCAATGCCAAAAAAGGCGAATCCAATTTTCATACGCTGCCAGGCGCGCTCCATTTCTTTCAgttcttcctcctcctctcgCTTGCGTCGCGCACGACTCTCCTCGTCATCCAACTCCATCGATGTTTGCGGAAATAGTTTTGACAATATCTGCGTCGATGTTTTCTCGCATGTCGAGTAATAACGATGAACGAAATACATCCGCTCTGGGCGAGCAATGTAACTGCTATaaatactcgtactcgtactcCAATGTGGTATACTACTCGCCCCTCTTCTATCCTCTGTGCATTTGATGCCCGCCTGCGTGTTGAACATGACACTATTGATCATGGTTTGCCATAATCCCGATGTGAGCGTTCGAGATGTGTTTATTAGCTTGCGGCTGAAGCGTGCGCCCCTATATAGCATACGCCCTATTGCGATTGGAGTCATTTGCTAAACTGCAACGTTTGTCTGCCgattcaaataaataagacTATTTTTCGATATTCAAATTAACGAAATGGCCACTaataaatttgacatttttgtataattcaaCCGAGGataattttacacattttttatgTAGCTTTCCCCAAAAACTAACAGCGGTGACAGGTAAATAACGATTGCTACAATGTGTCTTCGTTAAGTTGAAGTTACTCGCAGTTTCAAATATTACCGCGCTTATAAAAAGCTGCCAACTcggtatttaaattttagccAAGCGCGCTGCCGCTTTGCAAAGTTGCGTGAGAGTTGCCATATCGTTGAAAACAGTTAATGTGGTTGAATAATTAATGATTGCAaagaataaacataaatacaaaaaacgaCAGAGCGAAAGggttttaaaaacaaacaaaattttaaattgtacaaCGCAACACAATGAAAACATAACTGTTgctatataattaaaaaataccagaagtcttttttggtatatttaaagctGCTGTCACTCACCgaattttctttcttcacAATTAGAATGATATAAATGCCgttacttattattaaatttcactttttcacaaattattgattatattttgACAATTATTTACGCAGTACGACGAGGACAGTCGAATGCAAATTAAACTGTTTTAAAATCGTATAGATTTCGGTGAAAATGACGCCAAGATGATTGCAACTCCGCGCGTGTTTTGCAAACCATtggaaattttataatattgcaCTAAAACCGTAACTAGATGTTAATTTTTAGATTTCTTTAAGTTTAATGTTAACACTTATTAAATGGATCactttttgtaaatataatgtCCGCACTCagctaaaaattaaatttttgtaataacgACTACTTTACAATACGCACGCACTTCAAGAAAATCGATGTTTGTCATTAGCAATCGATATTTTAGGTATTGCAAAAAATGTGATATATCGATAGTGTCAACGATGATTCTCCACCTctacaaacaacaaagcacACATAACtgtgcaaattttttttgaagcTGTTTTTAAACAATTCATATTAAATCGTATTGTTACGTTGTCAGCATagaaactatataaaatttattttaaactgcTAAGCATAATTTGTGTTGTGGTTAAGTTTagcaaaagaagagaaaagccaaacaaaagctGGGGCAGGTTCAAAACAAttattacgtttttttttgtttcgtttgtgCCTCAGCCGCTCTGCTTAGAGAGTAAATTATGTCGCCACCTCGACACGGTGGAtttggtggcggtggcggaggTGGAAGTGGCGGCGGAGGTGGTACGTATTACTCAAgcttacaaaaacaataaatcgaCACAATTTTCTTATTGAGCTCATCAATTATTACAGGACGTTCGGGCTTTGGTGGCTTTGGAGGCTTCGGTGGCTTTGgaggcggtggtggtggtggtggaggtggaggtgaGTGTCATGTTAATCTATAAAGCATATTTAACAAGctgataaaatattttagtacgCTCGGGACGCATCGAGAGTCGTCAACGTCGCAGTGGCGGCCTAAATCGTGGAGCTGGTGCAGTGAACGATGACTTTAACAGTGAGTAATCTCATAACTCATTATCTACGGTTATCTAATCCATACTTGACCTTTTTAGGTTTGCACAATGTCAACTGGTCGGACATGCGATTGCAACCGTTTCAGCGCAACTTCTATCAGGAGCACCCGAAAACACGTAATCGACCACCACAGGAGGTGGAACGTTATCGTGGCCAGCATCAGATTACAGTGCGTGGTGCCGCGCCCAATCCCATACAGTATTTCGATGAGGCCTGCTTCCCGGACTATTGCATGCATGAGATACAACGTCAACGCTACGCAGAACCGACTCCAATTCAAGCCCAATCCTGGCCAATTGTGATCTCAGGCAACAATCTCGTGGGTATTGCCAAAACCGGTTCGGGCAAGACGCTGGCATTTATCTTGCCCGCCATCGTACACATCAACGGGCAGGAGCCGTTAAAGCGTGGCGATGGACCCATTGCTCTGGTGCTGGCGCCCACACGAGAGCTGGCCCAACAAATCCAATCGGTGGCCAATGATTTCGGTTCCAACGCATATGTGCGCAACACATGCATCTTCGGCGGTGCACCGCGTTCCAAGCAGGCCAACGATTTGGAACGTGGCGTACAGATTGTGATTGCCACTCCGGGACGTTTGTTGGATTTCTTGCAAGGAGGCACCACAAATCTGCGACGTTGCACTTACCTTGTGCTGGACGAAGCGGATCGCATGTTGGACATGGGCTTCGAGCCGCAGATACGCAAAATACTTGGCCAAATACGACCCGATCGACAGATTCTAATGTGGAGCGCCACTTGGCCTAAGGAAGTGCGACAATTGGCTGAAGATTTTCTCGGCAACTATATGCAAGTGAGTGGTGAAGTTTCCCTTTAAATTGTAGAGATTTTAACTCATAATTCAACTCGTTCAATTAGATTAACATTGGCTCCTTGGAGCTGTCGGCCAATCACAATATACGACAGTACGTGGAAGTTTGTGCTGAGCACGAGAAAGGCAGCAAATTGAAGGATCTGCTCTCACACATTTACGATCAGGCCAGGGAACCGGGCAAGATCATCATATTCGTTGCCACGAAGAAAAAGGTCGATGAACTGGCGCGATTTATCAATGCTtttggcgttggcgtcggcTCCATTCATGGCGACAAATCGCAAATGGATCGCGACAATGTGCTCAACGATTTTCGCAGTGGACGTGCAAACATTTTGGTGGCCACAGATGTGGCAGCGCGTGGTCTTGATGTCGACGGGATTAAGTATGTtatcaattttgattttccCCAATCGTCGGAGGATTACATTCATCGGATTGGACGCACGGGACGCAAGCATACGACTGGCACTTCCTATGCGTTCTTTACGcgaaaaaatgccaaatgcgcGCGAGCTCTGATTGAGATACTGCGCGAAGCCAATCAGAATGTGAACCCTGAGTTGGAGTACATTGCACGAGAAT
This is a stretch of genomic DNA from Drosophila albomicans strain 15112-1751.03 chromosome 3, ASM965048v2, whole genome shotgun sequence. It encodes these proteins:
- the LOC117571176 gene encoding mitochondrial import inner membrane translocase subunit TIM50-B, whose amino-acid sequence is MTPIAIGRMLYRGARFSRKLINTSRTLTSGLWQTMINSVMFNTQAGIKCTEDRRGRMYFVHRYYSTCEKTSTQILSKLFPQTSMELDDEESRARRKREEEEELKEMERAWQRMKIGFAFFGIGGVLLSFWAIYFFGKPTVDEQGNEMIDEFSALPTMQQYLARTFKSFNHFQRFIQEPSSQKLLPDPLQEPYVQPPYTLVLEVKDLLIHPDWTYQTGWRFKKRPGVDVFLRECSKYFEIVVYTAEQGMTVFPLLDALDPHGYIMYRLVRDSTHFVGGHHVKNLDNLNRDLKRVVVVDWDKNSTQMHPGNTFSIPRWSGNDDDTTLFDLISFLSVLGSSDVDDVREVLHYYNQFQEPIAQFRENQRKLSEQMQADEIEKLNKPKPMVKNWSRGFMKR
- the LOC117568552 gene encoding ATP-dependent RNA helicase p62-like codes for the protein MSPPRHGGFGGGGGGGSGGGGGRSGFGGFGGFGGFGGGGGGGGGGVRSGRIESRQRRSGGLNRGAGAVNDDFNSLHNVNWSDMRLQPFQRNFYQEHPKTRNRPPQEVERYRGQHQITVRGAAPNPIQYFDEACFPDYCMHEIQRQRYAEPTPIQAQSWPIVISGNNLVGIAKTGSGKTLAFILPAIVHINGQEPLKRGDGPIALVLAPTRELAQQIQSVANDFGSNAYVRNTCIFGGAPRSKQANDLERGVQIVIATPGRLLDFLQGGTTNLRRCTYLVLDEADRMLDMGFEPQIRKILGQIRPDRQILMWSATWPKEVRQLAEDFLGNYMQINIGSLELSANHNIRQYVEVCAEHEKGSKLKDLLSHIYDQAREPGKIIIFVATKKKVDELARFINAFGVGVGSIHGDKSQMDRDNVLNDFRSGRANILVATDVAARGLDVDGIKYVINFDFPQSSEDYIHRIGRTGRKHTTGTSYAFFTRKNAKCARALIEILREANQNVNPELEYIARESGGGGSNGRSRGGRGSGRHNGGGGGGGGFNSMNGNSGGSRFNGFGGYGGNRGGHSSNTNMNGMHDQRPMMRYGGGGGGSFGGNNGGYSNGDNRYSNAARH